The following are encoded in a window of Diorhabda sublineata isolate icDioSubl1.1 chromosome 3, icDioSubl1.1, whole genome shotgun sequence genomic DNA:
- the LOC130440910 gene encoding protein stoned-A has product MHKITKGLKKKKKGKKSKKGEEELFKPEELENYRKEHQGTSEEPATQNEEWKKFLALTSEVDDILKKTQGDLDRIKSTSFFQRKPTQSEVKKFEEEKLAQEKKAEEAKKELEPPTSAQLGIVEVSESESEEEEDDNIFDTTYIDALEAAEVKLAYIPESPTEPLDGDDPFDTSAAEKAILGPEAERKGKKLVPLGAAVEVLTGRVQLPTCATQRPTANKRQILKDRDLLLQSFDETIQPTGVTNGTVQEIPKTLLDEDPVGLPDGPIDLNNPIPFPQALTSVAVTETKTTKESLKKDIISEFDVIDGVEDEDDLEFEALAAESLTKKVIVSQSLPQNTISATEHIQWGAFGDNNNEKEQEDREDDPFDTTFAEKVVPVVKDEEYISTTSKNIWSNNERIYASELNLIKPEDRDLLGGSNNNLASGILSTKLAFKSPGSGDLSDDDFDPRADEKSRERTLSRPDVLTIAGSKTVSFDLPSPNHSSLNVEPKIIKPLTPFYTRKASIPELSIADDPFDTSFASNAAPGKAELRIIESELINSTPTLNNNFNSKEEAQKKIDAVVNTIKDKSKPKLSTVTDSLDLLVTDSDIPVKVLTPGASIDDSDVISYRDPFDTSIASNILPGKTELKLLETELIHTDQKNKILEIKSTDLLVHDEDEVIEKPLSPSSDVKISPGIDSREDYDPFDTSCAIDIQPGRAELKLLELEFIQNGC; this is encoded by the exons ATGCACAAAATAACCAAAggtttaaaaaagaagaaaaaaggtAAAAAGTCTAAAAAAGGCGAAGAGGAACTATTCAAACCCGAAGAATTAGAAAACTATCGTAAAGAGCATCAGGGTACTAGCGAAGAACCGGCTACTCAAAACGAAGAGTGGAAAAAATTCTTAGCACTTACATCGGAAGTTGATGATATTTTAAAGAAGACTCAAGGTGATCTAGATCGGATCAAAAGCACTTCCTTTTTCCAGAGAAAACCAACACAGAGTGAAGTTAAAAAGttcgaagaagaaaaattagcACAAGAAAAGAAAGCCGAGGAAGCTAAGAAGGAATTAGAGCCGCCCACTTCAGCTCAGTTAG GAATCGTAGAAGTCTCTGAGTCAGAATCagaagaggaagaagatgaTAATATTTTCGATACAACTTATATTGACGCACTCGAAGCAGCGGAAGTAAAACTAGCATATATACCAGAATCGCCGACAGAACCCCTTGATGGTGATGATCCATTCGATACTTCTGCAGCCGAGAAGGCTATCCTAGGACCTGAAGctgaaagaaaaggaaaaaagcTCGTACCACTTGGAGCTGCTGTCGAAGTACTAACAGGAAGAGTACAGTTGCCTACTTGTGCCACTCAAAGACCAACGGCAAATAAAAGACAAATATTGAAAGACAGAGACTTATTACTGCAGAGTTTTGATGAAACCATACAACCCACTGGAGTAACTAATGGAA CTGTTCAAGAAATTCCAAAAACACTTCTAGACGAAGATCCTGTTGGACTTCCAGATGGAccaattgatttaaataatccTATACCATTTCCACAAGCTCTCACATCTGTAGCTGttacagaaacaaaaacaacaaaagaatCTTTGAAAAAGGATATTATTTCTGAGTTTGATGTTATTGATGGTGTAGAAGACGAGGACGATCTTGAATTTGAAGCTTTAGCAGCTGAAAGCTTAACGAAGAAAGTTATTGTTTCTCAAAGTTTACCACAGAATACTATTTCTGCTACAGAACACATTCAATGGGGAGCATTTGGAGA taataataacgaaaaagaACAAGAGGATCGAGAAGATGACCCATTTGATACAACATTTGCAGAGAAAGTTGTTCCAGTAGTCAAAGACGAAGAATATATTTCAACTACGAGCAAAAATATTTGGAGCAATAACGAGAGAATTTATG CAAGTGAGTTGAATCTCATTAAACCAGAAGATCGTGACTTACTTGGTGGAAGCAACAATAATTTAGCAAGTGGTATTTTATCTACAAAACTAGCATTCAAAAGTCCAGGTTCAGGTGATTTGAGTGATGATGACTTTGATCCCAGAGCCGATGAAAAATCAAGAGAAAGAACTTTATCACGACCAGATGTACTGACTATAGCCGGATCTAAAACAGTTTCATTTGATTTACCTTCACCGAATCACAGCTCTTTGAACGTTGAACCAAAGATTATCAAGCCATTAACTCCATTTTATACCAGAAAGGCGTCTATCCCTGAATTATCGATAGCTGACGATCCTTTCGATACATCATTTGCTTCTAATGCTGCACCAGGAAAAGCAGAGCTACGAATAATCGAGAGCGAGCTAATCAATTCGACCCCAACTTTGAACAATAACTTCAATTCAAAAGAAGAAGCCCAGAAAAAAATAGATGCTGTAGTTAATACAATTAAGGATAAATCTAAACCTAAACTATCGACTGTAACAGATTCATTAGATTTACTAGTTACTGACAGTGACATACCTGTGAAGGTATTAACACCTGGAGCATCTATAGACGATTCTGACGTAATTAGCTACCGTGACCCATTCGACACTTCTATTGCATCGAATATTCTACCAGGTAAAACTGAATTGAAGTTACTCGAAACTGAACTCATACATACAGACCAGAAGAATAagatattagaaataaaatccACAGATTTACTAGTACACGATGAGGACGAAGTAATTGAGAAACCTTTGTCACCTTCATCAGACGTCAAAATTTCACCAGGTATTGATAGTAGGGAAGATTACGATCCTTTTGATACTAGTTGCGCTATAGATATACAGCCAGGACGAGCTGAATTGAAACTTTTGGAACTAGAGTTCATTCAAAATGGCTGCTAA